The following coding sequences lie in one Oncorhynchus kisutch isolate 150728-3 linkage group LG17, Okis_V2, whole genome shotgun sequence genomic window:
- the pard6b gene encoding partitioning defective 6 homolog beta, with protein sequence MNKHHRVPSNRTLSSVEVKSKFGAEFRRFSLDRSKPGRFDEFYGLLQHVHRIPNVDLLVGYADVHGDLLPINNNDNYHKAISVASPLLRLFLQRKEEADYSAFGTDSLTRPKKTVLAAVLLRPDANRKKPPVIISLPRDFRPVSSIIDVDILPETHRRVRLYKHGQEKPLGFYIRDGSSVRVTPQGLEKVPGIFISRMVPGGLAESTGLLAVNDEVLEVNGIEVQGKSLDQVTDMMIANSHNLIVTVKPANQRNNIIRSSGGGGGAASGSSGRSSDSGASFYGYFTPGAAIVTTPAHIIQNFHPEELESDEDDEDLVIEADGEALPIPRAASASCSMPSLPRYEPHLNLRSTANGDLASSTGSLSTVSTPDRGLEGRSLEEDGTLITL encoded by the exons TTTGGGGCCGAATTCCGTCGGTTCTCCCTGGACCGGTCGAAGCCGGGCAGATTTGATGAGTTCTATGGACTCCTGCAGCATGTGCACCGGATACCCAACGTGGACCTGCTGGTGGGTTACGCCGACGTCCACGGCGACCTGTTGCCAATAAACAACAATGACAACTACCACAAGGCCATCTCTGTGGCTAGCCCGCTGCTACGGCTCTTCCTGCAGAGGAAAG AGGAAGCAGACTACTCCGCGTTTGGTACGGACTCTCTGACCCGTCCTAAGAAGACTGTCCTAGCTGCCGTGTTACTGCGGCCTGATGCCAACCGGAAGAAGCCCCCTGTGATCATTAGCCTGCCCAGGGACTTCAGGCCTGTCTCCTCCATCATCGACGTGGACATCCTCCCTGAGACACACCGCCGGGTGCGCCTCTACAAGCATGGCCAGGAGAAACCATTGGGTTTCTACATCCGCGACGGCTCCAGCGTCCGGGTCACACCCCAGGGTCTGGAGAAGGTTCCTGGGATCTTCATCTCCCGCATGGTGCCTGGGGGCCTAGCTGAGAGCACTGGCCTGCTGGCCGTCAACGACGAGGTGCTTGAAGTCAACGGCATCGAGGTTCAAGGCAAGTCTCTGGACCAGGTGACTGACATGATGATCGCCAACAGCCACAACCTCATTGTGACGGTGAAGCCAGCCAACCAGCGCAACAACATCATACGGAGCAGTGGCGGAGGGGGTGGGGCGGCTTCTGGGAGTTCGGGTCGCTCTTCTGACAGCGGCGCAAGTTTCTACGGTTATTTCACCCCTGGTGCTGCCATAGTGACGACCCCAGCACACATCATCCAGAACTTCCACCCAGAGGAGCTAGAaagtgatgaggatgatgaggacCTGGTGATCGAGGCAGACGGGGAGGCCTTGCCCATCCCACGGGCAGCCTCGGCCAGCTGCAGCATGCCCTCCCTGCCCCGCTACGAGCCCCACCTGAACCTCCGCTCCACAGCCAACGGAGACCTGGCCTCCAGCACCGGTTCACTGAGCACGGTCAGCACGCCCGACAGGGGCCTAGAAGGAAGGAGCCTTGAGGAGGACGGCACACTCATCACACTGTAG